AGCAATTTCGCGACTCCGCCTTAAGACACTACAAACAGAGACGCGACTTTCCGGCACATGATGAGGGCTCCAGTCGCCTGAGCCCCCACTTGCGCTTCGGCACCATCTCGATCCGACGCATTTACGCTGATGCCGTCGCCCTGATCGAGGACCCAAGCCTCGATGTGACGGAACGGGCATCCGCAGAACAATTCATCGCTGAGCTGGCGTGGCGCGAGTTCTTCCAGCACGTGCTCTGGCACTTCCCGCAAACCGTACAGCAGAGCTTCCAGGCGTGGGGCGATGCTTTCCCCTGGGAAAACCGCGAGGAGTACTTTCACGCCTGGTGCGAAGGGCGCACAGGGTATCCCCTGGTTGATGCCGCCATGCGGGAGCTGAACACAACGGGTTACATGCACAATCGCGCGCGGATGGTCGTCGCTTCGTTTCTGGTCAAGGACCTGCACATAGACTGGCGCTGGGGCGAGCGCTACTTCCGAAGCAAGCTCCTCGACGGGGAGCTTGCCGCTAACGTGGGCAACTGGCAGTGGTCAGCCTCCGTGGGCGTGGATGCACGACCGCTCCGGATTTTTAATCCCATCCTGCAGTCCCGACGCTACGATCCCGATGGGACATATCTTCGCCGATGGCTGCCAGAGCTGCAGCGCCTTCCCGCAGAGCATATACACGATCCCTGGTCCATGAGCCCTCTGGAGCAAGAGCATCACGGCCTGCGAATAGGCGTAGATTACCCTCGGCTCATCGTCAATCACATGGAGCGAAAACGCCGGTTCGAAGAGATCTACAGGCAGCTCACACGAAGCGAGAGATCCAGAATGTCTCGCCCTCGCTGAGAGCGCCGATCGGACGATGCACCGACGACGCCTGCCAGGTAGGCGTCCTTCTCTTCACGGGGAATTGAAGAGCAAGTCAAGTCGGCGTTTTCGGTAATCGAATATGCGCTGCAACTCCTGTCTCACCCACAACCGGTGAGCGAGATTACCGATGGGGCCAAGCGGCAGTGCATAGAGCACTTCGTCCGTGATCAGCGTTCCTCCCTCTCTGGGTTCGAATCGGTGCGTGTGATGCCAGAAGCTATATGGCCCGCGCAACTGGACGTCAACGAAGCACCGCGGGGGATCATAGAGGGCAATATATGTCGTCCATCGGACGGGGATGCCAAGCAGCCGAATCCTGTAGTCAATGAGCGTCCCCATCCGCATA
The sequence above is a segment of the Blastocatellia bacterium genome. Coding sequences within it:
- a CDS encoding deoxyribodipyrimidine photo-lyase, which encodes MKQRNVAESNSRSSRPIIVWFRRDLRADDQAALWHAAQENVPIVCLFIADQDLIAELPSDGAAFNFQAACLQDLDARLRLLGNQLIIRYGRPDDVLEQLFRELRPIALYYNRDYEPYARERDARAERLAQSFDVEARSFKDHVLVEPWELATKAGTPYTVFGHFYRAWARQSKAPPYGIPKHLPTVPGLTSEPLPTAERLKKSVTISRWAVEPGSGAAHSQWEQFRDSALRHYKQRRDFPAHDEGSSRLSPHLRFGTISIRRIYADAVALIEDPSLDVTERASAEQFIAELAWREFFQHVLWHFPQTVQQSFQAWGDAFPWENREEYFHAWCEGRTGYPLVDAAMRELNTTGYMHNRARMVVASFLVKDLHIDWRWGERYFRSKLLDGELAANVGNWQWSASVGVDARPLRIFNPILQSRRYDPDGTYLRRWLPELQRLPAEHIHDPWSMSPLEQEHHGLRIGVDYPRLIVNHMERKRRFEEIYRQLTRSERSRMSRPR
- a CDS encoding SRPBCC family protein, producing the protein MQLHRIFRQQWVKQPVDIVFPFFERPENLAQITPPELGFELLTPSPVPMRMGTLIDYRIRLLGIPVRWTTYIALYDPPRCFVDVQLRGPYSFWHHTHRFEPREGGTLITDEVLYALPLGPIGNLAHRLWVRQELQRIFDYRKRRLDLLFNSP